A single window of Granulicella mallensis MP5ACTX8 DNA harbors:
- a CDS encoding sensor histidine kinase has product MSVRFRSVIATLAACVLVVAFGAINVRHTLGLATTIPLYMLLTLLVAWRVGFRAAMVVSICATVSLDLFFAQPLFTLRVAAPENITALATFICVSLLVSYLSHTVKRTDQALQRHDEQQLALYELLQRMLLLDWRESVGIHLSMLVQQCFHLDGVGLWEAHEERFSWTGDAEGAAAALRAALLADRDVDSESRKEAIRVLRSGTRPVGAVLLRGDLIDPLMASAVGTLMASALERARALKAEVVAESEKLSEQLRSAVLDGLAHAVKTPLTTIAISSAGLSEIGGLTPVQIELVDLIEGQASRLSSLTNKLLRTSRLDVGEMRLQRKPLELRALLQATIEELGSEFDTERLHTHFEEGLAIEGDRELLSMALAQILENALKYSPAASAIELSAKADGGSVILSIHNDGSYIPVEERALIFRRFYRSQDVEHRAPGTGIGLSVALRAVEAHGGELWVESERDTGTTFSISLPAKGLSISLSA; this is encoded by the coding sequence TTGTCCGTTCGCTTCAGATCCGTCATCGCCACACTCGCAGCCTGCGTATTGGTTGTTGCGTTCGGGGCTATCAACGTCCGGCATACGTTGGGCCTCGCGACCACGATTCCGCTCTATATGCTGCTGACGCTCCTGGTGGCATGGCGAGTCGGCTTTCGCGCAGCCATGGTGGTATCGATCTGCGCTACGGTGAGCCTGGACCTGTTTTTTGCGCAGCCGCTCTTTACGCTTCGCGTCGCTGCGCCAGAAAACATTACGGCCCTCGCCACATTCATCTGCGTGTCGCTGCTGGTGAGTTATCTATCCCATACGGTGAAACGGACAGATCAGGCCCTGCAGCGTCATGATGAGCAGCAGTTGGCGCTCTATGAGTTGTTGCAGCGTATGTTGCTCCTGGACTGGAGAGAGTCCGTCGGCATCCATCTCAGCATGCTGGTGCAGCAGTGCTTTCATCTCGACGGTGTCGGCCTCTGGGAGGCCCATGAAGAACGCTTTTCCTGGACTGGCGACGCTGAAGGGGCCGCCGCGGCTCTGAGAGCGGCCTTGTTGGCAGACCGTGATGTCGATTCCGAAAGCAGGAAAGAAGCGATCCGTGTGCTGCGTTCCGGAACACGTCCGGTCGGGGCGGTGCTATTGCGTGGCGACTTGATCGATCCGCTGATGGCCAGCGCGGTCGGCACGCTGATGGCCTCCGCACTGGAACGGGCGCGCGCGCTCAAAGCAGAGGTTGTGGCCGAGTCGGAAAAGCTCTCTGAGCAGCTTCGTTCTGCGGTGCTCGATGGGCTGGCGCACGCGGTGAAGACACCGCTGACGACGATTGCTATTTCGAGTGCGGGACTCTCCGAGATTGGCGGACTTACGCCGGTCCAGATCGAACTCGTCGATCTCATCGAAGGACAGGCTTCCCGGCTGTCGAGCCTTACCAATAAGTTGCTTCGTACCTCCAGGCTTGATGTCGGCGAGATGAGATTGCAACGGAAGCCGCTGGAGCTGCGTGCGCTATTGCAGGCGACGATCGAAGAGCTGGGCTCGGAGTTCGATACCGAACGGCTTCATACGCACTTTGAAGAAGGGCTGGCTATCGAGGGGGATCGTGAGTTGCTCAGTATGGCCCTGGCCCAGATTCTCGAGAACGCGCTGAAGTATAGCCCCGCAGCCTCTGCGATTGAGTTGTCCGCGAAGGCAGATGGGGGCTCCGTGATTCTTTCGATTCACAATGACGGCTCTTACATTCCGGTTGAAGAGCGGGCTTTGATCTTCCGACGCTTCTACCGCAGCCAGGATGTGGAGCATCGTGCTCCTGGCACGGGAATTGGGCTTTCCGTCGCGTTGCGAGCCGTCGAAGCGCATGGCGGCGAGTTATGGGTGGAGAGCGAGCGCGATACGGGAACGACTTTCTCTATCTCGCTCCCCGCTAAAGGTCTTTCTATTTCGTTATCTGCATAA
- a CDS encoding alginate lyase family protein — protein sequence MIDRRRFTLSAAALALTPQLRALAATAAPLITAKEIARIDHDRILRAANEYLPQPPITLTASHSPRSTGGPHDYFSEGDYWWPDPKNPGGPYIRRDGLSNPQNFNDHREALIRLSLHVPALTAAWLLTKDTRYAKHAALHLRAWFLDPATKMNPNLQYAQAIFGVSPGRGTGIIDTLHLIEVTRAMRHIEKANVLTPAEIQGLHEWFAQYLDWMSTSKNGIEEELAKNNHGTCWVAQAAAFAVYTGNQDAIALCRKRFKENLMPDQLAPNGSFPLELARTKPYSYSLFDLDVTAILCQLISTNDGSANDLWQFALPNGNRYRKAVDFMFPFIQEKSKWPYPKDVEYFDDMPNRQPSLLFAGLAYSEPKFIALWRTLPPDPKTAEIIRNFPVRQPLLWITTM from the coding sequence ATGATCGATCGCCGCCGCTTTACGCTCTCCGCCGCCGCACTGGCACTCACACCCCAGTTGCGCGCACTCGCAGCCACAGCGGCCCCTCTAATCACAGCAAAAGAGATCGCTCGCATCGACCACGACCGAATCCTGCGCGCCGCGAATGAGTACCTTCCGCAACCGCCGATCACTCTCACTGCATCACACTCGCCACGCAGCACCGGAGGCCCGCACGACTACTTCTCCGAGGGCGACTACTGGTGGCCGGACCCGAAGAACCCCGGCGGCCCCTACATCCGCCGCGACGGCCTCTCCAACCCCCAGAACTTCAACGACCATCGTGAAGCCCTCATTCGCCTGAGCCTGCACGTCCCCGCGCTGACAGCCGCCTGGCTGCTCACCAAAGACACTCGCTACGCCAAACATGCCGCGCTCCATCTGCGTGCCTGGTTCCTCGATCCGGCAACGAAGATGAACCCCAACCTGCAATATGCGCAGGCGATCTTCGGGGTCAGTCCCGGCCGCGGTACCGGCATCATCGATACGCTGCATCTCATCGAGGTCACGCGCGCGATGCGACACATCGAGAAGGCCAACGTCCTCACACCTGCGGAGATCCAGGGTTTGCACGAGTGGTTCGCGCAATATCTCGACTGGATGAGCACCTCCAAAAACGGCATTGAGGAAGAACTCGCCAAGAACAATCACGGCACCTGCTGGGTCGCGCAGGCTGCGGCGTTCGCCGTCTACACCGGCAATCAGGACGCCATCGCCCTCTGCCGCAAGCGCTTCAAAGAAAACCTGATGCCCGACCAGCTCGCGCCCAACGGCAGCTTCCCTCTGGAGCTGGCGCGCACCAAGCCCTATAGCTATTCGCTCTTCGACCTCGACGTAACGGCCATCCTCTGCCAGCTCATCTCCACGAACGACGGCTCAGCCAACGACCTCTGGCAGTTCGCTCTGCCCAATGGCAATCGCTATAGGAAGGCCGTCGACTTCATGTTCCCGTTCATCCAGGAAAAGAGCAAGTGGCCCTACCCCAAGGACGTGGAGTACTTCGACGACATGCCCAACCGCCAGCCCAGCCTGCTCTTCGCTGGCCTGGCGTATAGCGAGCCGAAGTTCATCGCCCTCTGGCGCACACTTCCGCCCGATCCGAAGACTGCGGAGATCATCCGCAACTTCCCTGTTCGGCAGCCGTTGCTCTGGATCACAACGATGTAA
- a CDS encoding carboxypeptidase-like regulatory domain-containing protein produces the protein MLSLRRMAAAFALSTLCLFLLAPSVARAQQTLGGIVGTVTDPSGSVVPGVQVKAVSDDTKLTRTAQSSAQGSYTLNDLPIGKYTLTFTRDGFSSQRYPGILVQADRTITLPAQLAVGAVSDSVTVDVNPLLNATDTTNGYVLDKSQIEAIPLPTGSFTGVAILSPGVNSELAGGTGANSGLGNAPIWANGQRDTSNSFSLNGVDASSLFNGKSTSQVGSARVINSTGVSTSNGAAGVIQSAASIYLSIGNAIPTPAPETIAEVRVNASMYDAQQGSTSGAHIDMSTASGTNTYHGTLYGRRGTNWINAAPFFFKNDMDVPDNLKNPELHRYLVGGTFGGPIIKDKLFGFLSYQHLHVSDQEIGDSFMNVPVGLSDSTRSASGFASIVNAQFPDANQTLSAGNIDRTALALFNSPALPGEPGKWLIPNDTGSASLSPTHPFNAFLPGTGRFKADMLVANLDYNATTKDTIALKYYYQHDPTLAPYSYSNVPGFTEHLDSGAQVFSIVNTYLVKSNLSTTETLGFLREKTWGDNEQPFGPSAIPGGSEGNVSINEFGSNYFPGVSIVNVLGSAAANAGLSGTGILNIGPNAEGQSSNTGVFQNRLQPTGNAIWTIGKHTVSFGTSYSYTQLNTIDKRTGTGTVATDDLSAFAQGYVTPGSSSTSFYVSSFLQGDASRYYRANQIGSYVQDKFQVTPTLSLTAGVRYDWDGGLTEKQGRIFNFDFPDASHPNDPNAYQYNAVADVITQPGFIIAGNNANGTSGVSPTTLTGRQWGIGPRIGAAWQPEMFHNKVVIRSGFGMYYDRGELFSYFSPGYAIGTVTGGPFGVNQQLPFVTAQNCPNNTLYDYYIPTCGTNNLGPGNTNDPFSPPNQTPTAATGNLANPYTNVQSAAPSNPKASDLSKYLPNLGEINNGGRPISLGVYDRGNKLPYTYNYTLDVQWQPRNDLAVEFGYVGNLGRHQVIPVPFNQPGIASPTSPIHGETLSYGYNVGGATLNNGSSYDTDYEGGNVDHRVPYIGYAAESIDYKAAGVDAYNALTAHIEKRMSHGLQVAASYTYSHALDEQSGLGLFYNGNNPLNLRDGYASSDFDRTHVINFNYVYKLPDFATKFTAKGYLENGWSLVGLTVLQSGQPYSVIDFSGAIGSVYYGVSDGITNPIVPLAPGCTPKNAKTGLSGAFGDFALKTSCFAIPVLPAGGLNGAIPASDPYETNFTTGQRNIFRQAFQKRADASLVKVTSITDRYSLKYTFDVYNLTNTSSFDVPGNEVSQNQNYNGFPVAGTPVLPTSCNASNTGFYNCPFSLGSVTHTIGSARQIQMSLQLSF, from the coding sequence TTGCTCTCCCTACGCAGAATGGCCGCGGCCTTTGCTCTTTCCACCCTCTGTCTCTTCCTGCTTGCGCCGAGTGTTGCGCGAGCGCAGCAGACTCTCGGGGGGATCGTTGGAACAGTGACCGATCCTTCGGGAAGCGTTGTGCCTGGGGTGCAGGTGAAGGCTGTTTCGGACGATACCAAGCTTACCCGCACCGCGCAGTCCAGCGCACAAGGTTCCTACACACTGAATGACCTGCCTATCGGTAAGTACACTCTGACGTTTACGCGAGACGGTTTTTCAAGCCAGAGATATCCCGGCATCCTGGTCCAGGCTGACCGTACGATCACTCTTCCGGCGCAGCTTGCGGTGGGAGCTGTATCGGATTCCGTAACCGTCGATGTCAATCCGCTGCTCAATGCGACCGACACCACGAACGGCTATGTGCTCGATAAGTCTCAGATTGAGGCGATTCCTCTGCCGACCGGCAGCTTTACGGGTGTAGCGATTCTCTCGCCTGGAGTTAACTCCGAACTTGCGGGTGGTACGGGCGCGAACTCCGGCCTGGGCAATGCTCCCATCTGGGCCAATGGCCAACGCGATACCAGCAACAGCTTCTCGTTGAATGGCGTCGACGCCAGCAGCCTGTTCAACGGCAAGAGCACCAGCCAGGTGGGTTCGGCTCGCGTAATCAATAGCACGGGGGTTTCCACCAGCAATGGCGCGGCTGGCGTCATTCAATCCGCAGCCTCGATCTATCTCTCGATCGGCAACGCCATTCCTACTCCGGCTCCTGAGACGATTGCCGAGGTTCGGGTCAACGCTTCGATGTATGACGCCCAGCAGGGCTCCACCTCTGGTGCGCATATCGACATGAGCACTGCCTCCGGCACGAACACCTATCACGGCACGCTTTATGGCCGTCGTGGCACGAACTGGATCAATGCCGCGCCCTTCTTCTTCAAGAACGATATGGATGTTCCCGACAACCTGAAGAACCCCGAGCTGCACCGCTATCTTGTCGGCGGCACGTTCGGTGGTCCCATCATCAAGGACAAGCTCTTCGGTTTTCTCTCCTACCAGCATCTGCACGTCTCCGATCAGGAGATCGGGGACTCCTTCATGAACGTCCCCGTCGGCCTCTCCGACAGCACTCGTAGCGCCTCAGGCTTTGCGAGCATCGTGAACGCACAATTTCCAGATGCCAACCAGACTCTTAGTGCCGGCAACATCGATCGGACGGCCCTGGCTCTTTTCAATTCGCCCGCACTGCCCGGGGAGCCCGGAAAGTGGCTCATTCCCAATGACACCGGATCGGCAAGCCTGTCTCCGACGCATCCCTTCAACGCCTTCCTTCCGGGAACCGGCCGCTTCAAGGCGGACATGCTGGTCGCGAACCTCGACTACAACGCTACGACGAAAGACACCATTGCGTTGAAATACTACTACCAGCACGATCCCACGCTTGCGCCCTACTCCTACTCCAATGTTCCCGGCTTCACCGAGCACCTCGACTCCGGCGCGCAGGTCTTCTCTATCGTCAACACCTACCTGGTGAAGTCCAACCTGAGTACGACAGAGACGCTGGGTTTCCTGCGCGAGAAGACCTGGGGCGACAACGAGCAGCCCTTCGGTCCGAGCGCTATCCCCGGCGGTTCGGAGGGTAATGTCTCGATTAACGAATTTGGGTCGAACTACTTTCCCGGTGTTTCGATTGTGAATGTATTGGGCAGTGCTGCAGCCAACGCCGGTCTCTCCGGCACGGGCATTCTGAACATCGGCCCCAATGCGGAAGGGCAATCGTCGAACACGGGTGTCTTTCAGAACCGCTTGCAGCCTACCGGCAATGCGATCTGGACGATCGGCAAACACACGGTCAGCTTCGGAACGAGCTACAGCTATACCCAGCTCAACACCATCGACAAGCGTACGGGCACCGGTACCGTCGCCACGGACGATCTGAGTGCGTTTGCGCAAGGCTACGTCACTCCTGGCAGCTCTTCTACGAGCTTCTATGTCAGCTCTTTCCTGCAGGGCGATGCCAGCCGTTACTATCGGGCGAACCAGATTGGAAGCTACGTGCAGGACAAGTTCCAGGTCACGCCGACTCTCAGCTTGACGGCCGGTGTGCGCTACGACTGGGACGGTGGACTAACGGAGAAGCAGGGTCGCATCTTCAACTTCGATTTCCCCGATGCCAGCCACCCCAACGATCCGAACGCCTATCAGTACAACGCGGTAGCGGACGTGATCACGCAGCCCGGCTTCATCATCGCCGGTAACAATGCGAACGGTACTTCAGGTGTAAGTCCAACGACTCTTACCGGCCGCCAATGGGGGATTGGTCCGCGTATCGGGGCAGCCTGGCAGCCCGAGATGTTCCATAACAAAGTCGTTATTCGTAGTGGCTTTGGCATGTACTACGACCGTGGCGAGCTGTTCAGCTATTTCTCGCCCGGATATGCGATCGGCACCGTTACCGGCGGGCCCTTCGGCGTCAACCAGCAGCTTCCTTTTGTCACTGCGCAGAACTGCCCGAACAACACTCTCTACGACTATTACATTCCTACCTGCGGCACGAATAACCTCGGGCCGGGTAACACGAACGACCCTTTCTCCCCTCCGAACCAGACGCCTACGGCGGCAACCGGTAACCTGGCTAATCCTTATACGAATGTTCAGTCCGCGGCCCCCTCCAATCCCAAGGCCTCTGACCTGAGTAAGTACCTGCCTAACCTGGGGGAGATTAACAACGGAGGGCGGCCGATCTCGCTGGGCGTTTATGATCGTGGCAACAAGCTGCCCTATACCTATAACTACACGCTGGACGTTCAATGGCAGCCACGCAACGACCTGGCCGTTGAGTTTGGCTACGTTGGCAATCTTGGCCGTCACCAGGTCATCCCTGTTCCGTTCAACCAGCCGGGAATTGCTTCACCTACGAGTCCTATTCATGGCGAAACTCTCTCCTACGGTTACAACGTAGGCGGAGCTACGCTGAATAATGGCAGTAGCTACGACACCGATTATGAGGGAGGCAACGTCGACCATCGCGTTCCTTATATCGGCTATGCAGCGGAATCGATCGACTATAAGGCTGCCGGTGTCGATGCCTATAACGCGCTGACGGCCCACATTGAAAAACGTATGAGCCACGGCCTGCAGGTCGCTGCTTCTTACACCTACTCCCATGCGCTCGACGAACAGAGCGGGCTGGGACTTTTCTATAACGGCAATAACCCGCTCAATCTGCGCGACGGGTACGCTTCGTCCGACTTTGACCGCACGCATGTCATCAACTTCAACTACGTTTACAAGCTGCCGGATTTTGCTACCAAGTTCACCGCTAAAGGCTACCTGGAAAATGGCTGGTCGCTGGTCGGCCTTACCGTGCTGCAGAGCGGTCAACCTTACAGCGTCATCGATTTCAGCGGTGCCATCGGCAGCGTTTACTACGGTGTCAGCGACGGCATTACCAACCCCATTGTGCCGCTGGCTCCTGGCTGTACGCCGAAGAATGCCAAGACCGGTCTCTCCGGAGCGTTTGGAGACTTTGCTCTCAAGACCTCCTGCTTCGCTATCCCGGTGCTGCCGGCGGGAGGCTTGAATGGCGCTATCCCCGCCTCCGATCCTTACGAAACCAACTTCACTACCGGACAACGCAATATCTTCCGCCAGGCCTTCCAGAAGCGTGCGGATGCTTCCCTGGTCAAGGTCACCAGCATCACCGATCGTTACAGCCTCAAGTACACGTTCGATGTCTACAACCTCACCAACACCAGCAGCTTCGATGTTCCTGGCAACGAGGTGTCGCAGAACCAGAACTACAATGGATTCCCGGTCGCTGGGACCCCGGTTCTACCCACATCCTGCAATGCCAGCAACACGGGTTTCTATAACTGCCCCTTTAGTCTTGGTTCTGTCACCCACACCATCGGCAGCGCGCGCCAGATTCAGATGTCGTTGCAGTTGAGTTTCTGA
- a CDS encoding response regulator transcription factor yields MTQGSVLIVEDDSALRHSLHSTLQALGFTVADASNGENGLLELRKTAYDVVLLDLNMPGIGGMATCHKMREAYPRLPIIVLTVRDKEEDKVLALDAGADDYVTKPFQLSELAARIRAAVRRVRTPVGEDTRAIQIGDVAIDPVTHRVTKRDEELHMTPKEFELLHLLMQHAGKPLAHNRLLKTIWGSEYGGEREYLRTYISQLRKKIEDDPAAPQYLLTENYVGYRFRQE; encoded by the coding sequence GTGACACAAGGCTCGGTACTAATCGTTGAGGATGATTCTGCTCTAAGGCACAGTTTGCACAGCACACTGCAGGCCCTTGGATTTACTGTGGCCGATGCCTCCAATGGAGAGAACGGCTTGCTGGAGCTGCGTAAGACCGCTTATGACGTCGTGCTGCTCGATCTGAATATGCCGGGTATCGGAGGCATGGCAACCTGCCACAAGATGCGGGAGGCTTATCCGCGGCTGCCTATTATCGTGTTGACCGTTCGCGACAAGGAAGAAGATAAAGTGCTCGCGCTGGATGCTGGCGCTGATGACTATGTCACCAAGCCCTTCCAGTTATCTGAGCTGGCCGCACGCATTCGCGCCGCTGTTCGCCGGGTGCGCACTCCGGTAGGAGAAGATACACGCGCGATACAGATTGGCGATGTGGCGATCGATCCGGTTACGCACCGCGTTACGAAGCGCGATGAAGAGTTGCATATGACGCCTAAGGAGTTTGAGCTGCTGCATCTGCTGATGCAGCATGCTGGAAAGCCGCTCGCGCATAATCGTCTGTTGAAGACGATCTGGGGATCGGAGTATGGCGGAGAGCGGGAGTATCTGCGGACCTATATCAGCCAGTTGCGCAAGAAGATTGAGGATGATCCTGCGGCGCCGCAGTATCTTCTTACAGAGAATTATGTCGGTTATAGATTTAGGCAGGAGTAA